A genome region from Hymenobacter tibetensis includes the following:
- a CDS encoding phospholipase D-like domain-containing protein: protein MKKLTLLALLLGAAARPTLAQTVITIAAARAAGVGATVTVRGVVTNGPELGIIRYIQDGTAGLATYSTSAAGFDALVPGDSIQISGTLKSFNALLEMDPVSSVTVLARQQRVRPAATVPAANLSTVFSEAYEGQLVRITGNTRLTTAAGSPFYTFSGNTNYLLNGTPNAVVRPSASSTGPTGVVGKIAPNGNFDVLGIMSQFNSASPTATTGYQFLPRLHSDFILGTTPNIVGAPYPTAITTDGFTVNFPTQNAGDARVEYGLTPTTLTQQTNVSTVGTQHTLAITGLQPGTLYYVKVSSSNTNGRSELAAVPMITASLSSGKMRSYFNNAVNTTLALPGNNAVSLPSGAIADTLARYINLAQQTLDISIYNWNNATILNAVNAAKARGVQVRVVYEGDNTNVSLVSLDPTIPRVSRATQMAIMHNKFVVIDANSTDPNRPWVWTGSTNWTPAQLATDRNNAIAIQDQSLARVYTLEFNEMWGGGTNATARFGSAKTDNTPHFLSIGGKLVESWFSPTDNVQERLIQSIQTANNDLHVATMLITRGEITRAIRDQVQAANIAACSEVLLDDAADSPADVINTLRTTLGNRVLFDVVPGTMHHKYVLVDAGAAQSDPLVFVGSHNWSAAANTENDENTLIVHDARIVNQYYQEFYQRISEQNVTGVSPCNLILANKQATVQQSSVQVYPNPTSGSFAVRLEASKARTATVTLRDVTGRVVLAQTRPLNGQEVTVDASTLRAGLYMVQIATPEATQISRVVVE from the coding sequence CACTTCAGCGGCTGGTTTCGACGCCCTAGTGCCCGGCGACAGTATACAAATCAGCGGCACGCTGAAGAGCTTCAATGCCCTGCTGGAAATGGACCCCGTTAGCTCCGTGACGGTGCTGGCTCGCCAGCAGCGCGTGCGGCCGGCCGCTACCGTGCCCGCAGCCAACCTTAGCACGGTTTTCAGTGAGGCCTACGAGGGCCAATTGGTGCGCATCACCGGCAACACCCGCCTGACCACCGCGGCGGGCAGCCCGTTCTACACGTTTTCTGGCAACACCAACTACTTGCTCAACGGCACTCCCAACGCGGTGGTGCGTCCTAGCGCCTCGTCTACGGGCCCAACTGGCGTGGTAGGCAAGATTGCCCCCAACGGCAACTTCGATGTGCTCGGCATCATGAGCCAGTTCAATAGCGCTAGCCCTACGGCGACCACTGGCTACCAGTTCCTGCCCCGGCTCCACTCCGACTTCATACTCGGCACTACGCCCAACATTGTGGGGGCGCCTTACCCAACTGCCATTACCACCGACGGCTTTACGGTCAATTTTCCGACGCAGAACGCTGGCGACGCCCGTGTGGAGTACGGCCTCACGCCCACCACGCTCACCCAGCAGACAAATGTTAGCACCGTCGGAACGCAGCACACGCTGGCTATTACGGGCTTGCAGCCGGGCACACTCTATTACGTGAAAGTAAGTTCCAGCAACACCAACGGCCGCTCGGAGCTAGCCGCCGTGCCGATGATTACGGCCTCGCTGTCGTCGGGCAAGATGCGCAGCTACTTCAACAACGCGGTGAACACCACCCTGGCCCTGCCTGGCAACAACGCCGTGTCTTTGCCCAGCGGTGCCATTGCCGACACCCTAGCCCGCTACATCAATCTAGCGCAGCAAACCCTCGATATTTCCATCTACAACTGGAACAACGCTACCATCCTGAACGCCGTGAATGCCGCCAAAGCGCGAGGCGTGCAGGTGCGCGTGGTGTACGAAGGCGACAACACCAACGTGAGTCTGGTCAGCCTCGACCCGACCATCCCGCGCGTGAGCCGCGCCACCCAGATGGCTATCATGCACAACAAGTTTGTGGTGATTGACGCCAATAGCACCGACCCCAATCGTCCGTGGGTGTGGACTGGCTCCACCAACTGGACTCCGGCTCAACTCGCTACCGACCGCAACAATGCCATTGCCATCCAAGACCAGAGCCTGGCCCGCGTTTACACCTTGGAGTTCAACGAAATGTGGGGCGGTGGCACCAACGCTACGGCCCGGTTCGGCTCCGCCAAAACCGACAACACGCCGCACTTCCTCAGCATCGGCGGCAAGCTGGTGGAGTCGTGGTTTTCGCCCACCGATAACGTGCAGGAACGTCTGATTCAAAGCATCCAAACGGCCAACAACGACCTGCACGTAGCCACCATGCTTATCACACGCGGCGAAATCACGCGTGCTATTCGCGACCAAGTGCAGGCTGCCAACATTGCCGCATGCTCGGAAGTCCTCCTTGACGATGCCGCCGACAGCCCAGCTGACGTAATCAACACGCTACGCACCACCCTCGGTAACCGTGTGCTATTTGACGTAGTGCCTGGCACGATGCACCACAAGTACGTCCTGGTGGATGCTGGGGCCGCACAGTCGGACCCCTTAGTGTTCGTGGGCTCTCACAACTGGAGCGCGGCCGCTAACACAGAAAACGACGAAAACACGCTCATCGTCCATGATGCGCGCATCGTGAATCAGTATTACCAGGAGTTCTACCAGCGCATCAGCGAGCAGAACGTAACCGGGGTAAGTCCGTGCAACCTGATTTTGGCCAACAAGCAGGCCACCGTACAGCAGAGCAGCGTGCAGGTATATCCCAATCCTACCAGCGGCTCGTTTGCAGTGCGCCTCGAAGCCAGTAAAGCCCGTACGGCTACGGTTACGTTGCGCGACGTAACCGGCCGCGTAGTACTAGCACAAACCCGCCCGCTCAACGGCCAGGAAGTTACCGTGGATGCCTCCACGCTCCGTGCTGGCCTCTACATGGTTCAGATTGCAACCCCAGAAGCCACGCAGATAAGCCGTGTGGTAGTGGAATAG